One Halarcobacter ebronensis genomic window carries:
- a CDS encoding FAD-binding oxidoreductase: MSKNEDTMILPNGVNKKDFLAAIKEFEKIVGKKWVFKSKEDVYLYRDAYSPYWDEPEEPIPSLAVAPKSTEEVQEIVKVANQYKIPIFPISTGKNLGYGSSAPNNRGDVVVDLKRMNKIIEVNDKRNYCILEPGVSYFDLYNYIEENNLNVMMDIPDPGWGSPVGNSLDHGWGYLHGQFRDHFGNHCGMEVVLPNGELMRTAMGALPGAKTFAENKYGYGPYVDGLFSQSNFGIVTKMGFWMMPKPEHYTLAAITVPRRDDLIPLVEILNYLEDSSIVGWPLYRSPLNPEYGKPMNPELKSYLTSKNGKPDIEKIQDYALRNEIPYWRIDVSLYGTKDAVAANINYMKERFSKAIKGSKVEVTEDYDLPLTEEQKKSLKHKVTLGIPNLEIFWLSTRGEELGPKDGHVWFSPIIPRDGKELLKCQEIYIDTFYELGMESMITPFSHPRTWMYRAFCFMIGFANSREDKEINEKMRKVYTTMVKVAAKHGWGDYRAAPPFQDIVSGVYNFNDNILKRFAEQLKDTIDPNGIIAPGRGGIWPKRLRGDKNA; the protein is encoded by the coding sequence ATGTCAAAAAATGAAGATACTATGATATTACCAAATGGAGTTAATAAAAAGGATTTTTTAGCAGCAATTAAAGAGTTTGAAAAAATTGTTGGTAAAAAATGGGTATTTAAATCAAAAGAAGATGTTTATTTATATAGGGATGCTTACTCTCCATATTGGGATGAACCAGAGGAACCAATCCCTTCTCTTGCAGTTGCTCCAAAAAGTACTGAAGAGGTACAAGAGATAGTAAAAGTTGCAAATCAATATAAAATTCCTATTTTCCCTATATCAACAGGTAAAAACTTAGGATATGGTTCATCAGCTCCAAATAATAGGGGTGATGTAGTTGTGGATTTAAAAAGAATGAACAAAATTATTGAGGTAAATGATAAAAGAAATTACTGTATCTTAGAGCCAGGGGTTTCATATTTTGACCTTTATAACTATATTGAAGAGAATAATCTAAATGTTATGATGGATATACCAGATCCAGGTTGGGGAAGTCCCGTTGGAAACTCACTTGACCATGGATGGGGTTATTTACATGGACAATTTAGGGATCACTTTGGAAATCACTGCGGTATGGAGGTAGTACTTCCAAATGGTGAACTAATGAGAACTGCAATGGGAGCTCTACCAGGAGCAAAAACCTTCGCAGAGAATAAATATGGGTATGGACCATATGTGGATGGGCTTTTTTCTCAATCAAATTTTGGGATTGTAACAAAAATGGGATTTTGGATGATGCCAAAACCTGAGCACTATACTTTAGCTGCTATTACAGTTCCAAGAAGAGATGATTTAATCCCTTTAGTGGAGATTTTAAACTATTTGGAGGACTCCTCTATTGTTGGATGGCCTTTGTATAGAAGTCCATTAAATCCAGAGTATGGTAAACCTATGAATCCTGAATTAAAATCATATTTAACTTCTAAAAATGGAAAACCAGATATTGAAAAAATTCAAGATTATGCATTAAGAAATGAAATTCCATATTGGAGAATTGATGTTTCTTTATATGGTACAAAAGATGCAGTCGCTGCAAATATAAACTATATGAAAGAGAGATTTTCAAAAGCAATCAAGGGCTCAAAAGTCGAAGTTACTGAGGATTATGACCTACCATTGACAGAAGAGCAAAAAAAATCTTTGAAACATAAAGTAACTTTAGGTATTCCAAACTTAGAGATTTTCTGGTTAAGTACTAGAGGGGAAGAGCTTGGTCCAAAAGATGGCCATGTTTGGTTCTCACCTATTATTCCAAGGGATGGTAAAGAGCTTTTAAAATGTCAAGAGATTTATATTGATACTTTCTATGAACTTGGAATGGAGTCTATGATTACACCATTCTCACACCCAAGAACTTGGATGTATAGAGCCTTTTGTTTTATGATTGGATTTGCTAACTCTAGAGAAGATAAAGAGATAAATGAAAAAATGAGAAAAGTTTATACAACTATGGTAAAAGTTGCTGCTAAACATGGTTGGGGAGATTATAGAGCTGCACCACCATTCCAAGATATTGTATCAGGAGTTTATAACTTCAATGACAATATTCTAAAAAGATTTGCAGAACAATTAAAAGATACCATAGATCCAAATGGTATTATTGCTCCAGGTAGAGGAGGAATTTGGCCAAAAAGATTAAGAGGAGATAAAAATGCTTAG
- a CDS encoding c-type cytochrome produces the protein MLRNIYKILLLLLLASATVYASDSSKFDQGKKVFDKWCIHCHGVGMPATDALKIVYKGTDISPVLEERKELDADFVKYIVRNGKFSMPFFRKTEINDEQLNSLALYLSTKNK, from the coding sequence ATGCTTAGAAATATATATAAAATATTATTACTGCTACTCCTTGCTTCTGCAACAGTGTATGCAAGTGATTCAAGTAAATTTGACCAAGGTAAAAAAGTATTTGATAAATGGTGTATCCATTGCCATGGAGTGGGAATGCCTGCAACAGACGCACTAAAAATAGTATATAAAGGAACAGATATTTCTCCTGTACTAGAAGAAAGAAAAGAGTTAGATGCAGATTTTGTAAAATATATAGTTAGAAATGGAAAATTTAGTATGCCATTTTTTAGAAAAACTGAAATTAATGATGAGCAACTAAACAGTTTAGCTCTATATCTCTCTACAAAAAACAAATAA
- a CDS encoding peptidylprolyl isomerase, whose amino-acid sequence MIKFKTKKIVTSIIATLAISAISLNAADYGSVNGEEITKEDIAIALRNPNIDFEKLPKKSKNQVLDQIVEKKLLTEKAIKAGVSSDAKYKETLAKFEKELALEIWMQNEAKKIKVSDKELKDFYDKNKDKFNVPATLEARHILIKDEKEAKDIIKTLDKAKDKKEEFIKLAKEKSVGPSGPKGGYLGKFSENQMVAEFSKAASALKVGTYTKVPVKTQFGYHVIYLEGKEAPKTLTFDEVKGKINQVIFQEKFQDEIRAQAEELKTKAKIIIK is encoded by the coding sequence ATGATTAAGTTTAAAACAAAAAAAATTGTCACAAGTATAATAGCTACATTGGCTATTTCTGCTATCTCTTTAAATGCTGCAGATTATGGTTCAGTAAATGGTGAAGAGATAACTAAAGAAGATATTGCAATCGCACTTAGAAATCCAAATATAGATTTTGAAAAACTTCCAAAAAAATCAAAAAATCAAGTTTTAGATCAAATTGTTGAGAAAAAACTTTTAACAGAAAAAGCTATTAAAGCTGGTGTTTCTTCAGATGCTAAATATAAAGAGACTTTAGCAAAATTTGAAAAAGAGTTGGCTCTAGAGATTTGGATGCAAAATGAAGCAAAAAAAATCAAAGTTTCAGATAAAGAACTAAAAGATTTTTATGATAAAAACAAAGATAAATTCAATGTACCAGCTACACTTGAAGCAAGACACATTTTAATAAAAGATGAAAAAGAAGCTAAAGATATTATTAAAACTTTAGATAAAGCAAAAGACAAAAAAGAAGAGTTTATTAAATTAGCAAAAGAGAAATCTGTTGGTCCTAGTGGTCCAAAAGGTGGATATTTAGGAAAATTCTCAGAGAATCAAATGGTTGCTGAATTCTCTAAAGCTGCAAGTGCATTAAAAGTTGGAACTTATACAAAAGTACCTGTAAAAACTCAATTTGGATACCATGTAATCTATTTAGAGGGAAAAGAAGCTCCAAAAACTTTGACTTTTGATGAAGTAAAAGGGAAAATCAATCAAGTAATTTTTCAAGAAAAATTTCAAGATGAGATTAGAGCTCAGGCAGAAGAGTTAAAAACAAAAGCAAAAATCATAATTAAATAG
- the fbaA gene encoding class II fructose-bisphosphate aldolase, translated as MGVLDIVEAGVLSGSEAKKVFAYAKENNFAIPAVNVVGSDSVNAVLEVAAKVKSPIIIQFSNGGAQFFAGKGLKSEDAAVLGGISGAQHIHILAKAYGIPVILHTDHAARKLLPWIDGLLEAGKTHFEKTGRPLFTSHMLDLSEDSLEENVSTCVEYFKKMSEIDMLIEIELGITGGEEDGVDNSDVDNALLYTQPEEVCYAYEKLSEVGPNFTIAASFGNVHGVYKPGNVVLSPVILDNSQKYIQEKLNLTSKPVDFVFHGGSGSALHEIRDAITYGVVKMNIDTDTQWAFWDGVRGFVAKNYDYLQGQIGNPEGEDKPNKSYYDPRKWIRAGQESMIARLEVAYSDLCSIGKN; from the coding sequence ATGGGTGTGTTAGATATCGTTGAAGCTGGTGTTTTAAGTGGTAGTGAAGCAAAAAAAGTTTTTGCTTATGCAAAAGAGAATAATTTTGCAATACCTGCAGTTAATGTTGTTGGAAGTGATTCTGTAAATGCTGTATTAGAAGTTGCAGCTAAAGTTAAATCTCCTATCATTATTCAGTTTTCAAATGGTGGAGCACAGTTTTTTGCTGGAAAAGGTCTTAAGAGTGAAGATGCAGCAGTATTAGGTGGAATAAGTGGTGCTCAACATATTCATATTTTAGCTAAAGCATATGGAATTCCTGTAATTTTACATACAGACCATGCAGCTAGAAAATTATTACCTTGGATAGATGGACTTTTAGAAGCTGGAAAAACACATTTTGAAAAAACAGGAAGACCTCTATTTACTTCTCATATGTTAGATTTATCAGAAGATTCATTGGAAGAGAATGTTTCAACTTGTGTTGAATACTTTAAAAAAATGAGTGAAATTGATATGCTAATAGAGATTGAACTTGGAATTACAGGTGGAGAAGAGGATGGTGTTGATAACTCTGATGTTGATAATGCACTTTTATACACTCAACCAGAAGAGGTTTGTTATGCTTATGAAAAACTAAGTGAAGTTGGACCAAACTTTACAATAGCAGCTTCATTTGGTAATGTGCATGGGGTTTATAAACCAGGAAATGTAGTTTTAAGTCCAGTTATTTTAGATAACTCACAAAAATATATTCAAGAAAAATTAAATCTTACTTCAAAACCAGTTGACTTTGTATTCCACGGTGGTTCAGGTTCAGCTCTTCATGAAATTAGAGATGCAATCACTTATGGGGTTGTTAAAATGAATATTGATACAGATACACAATGGGCATTTTGGGATGGAGTTAGAGGTTTTGTAGCTAAGAACTATGATTATCTACAAGGACAAATTGGAAACCCTGAGGGTGAAGATAAACCTAATAAATCTTATTATGATCCAAGAAAATGGATAAGAGCAGGACAAGAGAGCATGATAGCTAGACTTGAAGTAGCTTATTCTGATTTGTGTTCAATTGGTAAGAACTAG
- a CDS encoding ExbD/TolR family protein, translated as MKRREPIGIDLTPVIDVVFILLIFFIVTSVFKKEELALMLNLPQSSAKAAQIDNDQIFIELNQDKLAIRGISVNFESLEESLKVIKNKKKPVIIRIDKDTKYDRVTKVLDLLQKYDLNNLALVTEEKE; from the coding sequence ATGAAAAGAAGAGAACCTATTGGTATAGATTTAACACCAGTAATTGATGTTGTTTTTATACTTTTGATATTTTTTATTGTAACTTCTGTTTTCAAAAAAGAGGAGTTGGCTTTGATGCTAAATCTTCCCCAATCTAGTGCAAAAGCAGCCCAAATAGATAATGATCAAATCTTTATTGAATTAAACCAAGACAAACTTGCAATTAGAGGTATTAGTGTAAATTTTGAATCATTAGAAGAGAGTTTAAAAGTAATCAAAAATAAGAAAAAACCAGTAATTATTAGAATTGACAAAGATACAAAATATGATAGAGTTACAAAGGTTTTAGATTTGCTTCAAAAGTATGATTTAAATAATTTAGCTTTAGTTACGGAAGAAAAAGAGTAA
- a CDS encoding CoA-binding protein: MECEFPSVNSNKDEIKEIFDNTKTIAIIGLSPDESKASNMVGKYLKNAGFKIVPVYPKEDQILGEKVYRSLDEIPFKVDMVDIFRKPDVIGLVVDAAIKRGDVDTIWTQLGLVNNDAAKKAIEAGMKVVQNKCTKIEHREIFV; this comes from the coding sequence ATGGAGTGCGAATTTCCTTCTGTAAACAGTAACAAAGATGAGATAAAAGAGATTTTTGATAATACAAAAACAATTGCTATTATTGGACTATCTCCCGATGAAAGCAAAGCAAGTAATATGGTAGGAAAATATCTTAAAAATGCAGGATTTAAAATTGTTCCTGTTTATCCTAAAGAGGATCAAATCTTAGGAGAAAAAGTCTATAGAAGTTTAGATGAAATTCCTTTTAAAGTTGATATGGTGGATATTTTTAGAAAACCTGATGTTATAGGCTTAGTTGTTGATGCTGCAATAAAAAGAGGTGATGTGGATACAATCTGGACACAACTTGGATTAGTAAATAATGATGCAGCAAAAAAAGCAATTGAAGCAGGCATGAAAGTAGTACAAAATAAGTGTACTAAAATAGAACATAGAGAGATTTTTGTTTAA
- a CDS encoding 1-aminocyclopropane-1-carboxylate deaminase/D-cysteine desulfhydrase — translation MNYKNSPIEKVKLRDKEIYIKRDDLLDENFSGNKARKFYYFLQKDISGIKKIVGYGSPQANSLYSLSVLAKLKEVKLDFYVNHIASFLKENPQGNYKAALENGANIIEKNDCDIFEFIQNNLKEEELFIEEGGRVKEAEYGIKILAQEIKNWAKDNKIENLKIALPSGTGTTALFLQKNLPFEVITVACVGGSSYLKKQFFHLEKDEKFHPKIIEMPKKYHFGKLYKEFYEIWKELKTSTNIEFDLLYDPLGFLALTSSDYFENKKILYIHQGGILGNSTMLERYKRKFD, via the coding sequence ATGAATTATAAAAACTCACCAATAGAAAAAGTCAAATTAAGAGACAAAGAGATATATATTAAAAGAGATGACCTCCTTGATGAAAATTTTTCTGGCAATAAAGCTAGAAAGTTTTACTACTTTTTACAAAAAGATATTAGTGGTATAAAAAAGATTGTTGGTTATGGTTCCCCTCAAGCAAACTCACTATACTCATTATCTGTATTAGCAAAACTAAAAGAAGTTAAACTTGATTTTTATGTAAATCATATTGCAAGTTTTTTAAAAGAAAATCCCCAGGGAAATTACAAAGCAGCCTTAGAAAATGGTGCAAATATAATTGAAAAAAATGATTGTGACATTTTTGAATTTATACAAAATAATCTAAAAGAAGAGGAACTTTTTATAGAAGAGGGTGGAAGAGTAAAAGAGGCTGAGTATGGTATAAAAATTCTTGCACAAGAGATTAAAAATTGGGCAAAAGATAATAAAATTGAGAATTTAAAAATAGCTCTTCCAAGCGGTACAGGTACAACGGCACTATTTTTACAAAAAAATCTTCCTTTTGAGGTTATTACTGTTGCTTGCGTGGGGGGAAGCAGTTATCTTAAAAAACAGTTTTTTCATTTGGAAAAAGATGAAAAGTTTCATCCAAAAATAATAGAAATGCCTAAAAAATACCATTTTGGAAAACTTTATAAAGAGTTTTATGAGATTTGGAAAGAGCTTAAAACAAGTACCAATATTGAGTTTGATTTACTCTATGATCCTTTGGGTTTTTTAGCTTTAACTTCAAGTGATTATTTTGAAAATAAAAAGATACTTTATATCCATCAAGGTGGAATTTTAGGCAATAGTACTATGCTTGAAAGATACAAAAGAAAATTTGACTGA
- a CDS encoding sensor histidine kinase produces the protein MTKIMHVKSIYKQFHQKLVLATSLLILILSAIFYGYTKSTIFDEIQDSLYKDAQLIYKISKSTNVDTRSFNIITHSGINVDIVKLEHIPQSAYTTFKVKDDHYMQILYLFNPATNEYIKIVKNINSSLDMLNKIFNNLLLISLGGLLMVVFYAFTVSKTLLRPIIQITNKLSNMDENYLSQIKKDNLPIEFHPLANSINSLMTRIETNIKFKKELFIGVAHELKTPLAVMKLKNEVTLMKPRDPEKYQETMKLTIEQINDMNKMITSILDIGRAEGAQFEKPEEIDLVQYLQRKTNDYRMLSAKKKIILTFFSNVNHHEVYLQPTLINQIIQNFVQNAIKFTPDDKSIAIRLNKAKDSTTITITDDGQGIDESIDLFAPFKRMGKESGAGLGLFLAKNAADAIGATITLKNRTDDKSGCVATITLPNKPRHKKD, from the coding sequence ATGACTAAGATTATGCATGTGAAGAGCATTTACAAACAGTTTCACCAGAAACTTGTACTTGCTACTTCACTTCTTATTTTAATTTTATCTGCAATTTTTTACGGCTATACAAAATCAACTATTTTTGATGAGATTCAAGACTCTTTATACAAAGATGCACAATTAATATATAAAATCAGTAAATCAACAAATGTTGATACAAGAAGCTTTAATATAATTACTCACAGTGGTATTAATGTTGATATTGTAAAATTGGAGCATATTCCACAATCAGCATATACAACTTTTAAAGTTAAAGATGACCATTATATGCAAATTTTATATCTTTTTAATCCAGCAACAAATGAATATATTAAAATAGTTAAAAATATAAATTCATCTCTTGATATGCTAAATAAAATTTTTAACAACCTACTTCTAATTTCACTTGGTGGATTGCTAATGGTTGTATTTTATGCATTTACAGTTTCTAAAACACTTCTTAGACCAATTATTCAAATTACAAATAAATTATCAAATATGGATGAAAACTATCTATCACAAATAAAAAAAGATAATCTTCCAATTGAGTTTCATCCACTTGCAAACTCTATTAACTCTTTAATGACAAGAATAGAGACTAATATAAAATTTAAAAAAGAGCTTTTTATTGGAGTAGCACACGAACTTAAAACTCCTCTTGCAGTAATGAAACTTAAAAATGAAGTTACACTAATGAAACCAAGAGATCCTGAAAAATATCAAGAGACTATGAAGTTAACAATTGAACAAATCAATGATATGAATAAAATGATCACTTCTATTTTAGATATTGGTAGAGCAGAAGGTGCACAGTTTGAAAAACCTGAAGAGATAGATTTAGTACAATATCTACAAAGAAAAACAAATGATTATAGAATGCTAAGTGCTAAAAAGAAAATTATTTTAACATTTTTCTCTAATGTAAATCATCATGAAGTATATCTTCAACCAACACTAATTAATCAAATTATTCAAAACTTTGTTCAAAATGCAATAAAATTTACACCAGATGATAAATCAATTGCAATTAGACTTAATAAAGCAAAAGATTCAACTACAATAACTATTACTGACGATGGTCAAGGGATTGATGAATCAATAGACCTTTTTGCACCGTTTAAAAGAATGGGTAAAGAGAGTGGTGCAGGACTTGGACTATTTTTGGCAAAAAATGCAGCAGATGCTATAGGAGCAACAATCACACTTAAAAATAGAACTGATGATAAATCAGGTTGTGTGGCAACTATTACTTTACCAAACAAACCTAGACATAAAAAAGATTAA
- a CDS encoding sensor histidine kinase gives MFNEILNIIAKIPNEKKAKLYSLSFLLIGIFGIYLVNSVSMFIIQHTNKFEGTKLPLLLGITFFIVASIFLYFFLRSIAKIEKEAKEKLILFQKQESENLKLINFVLDNTADAIYWFKFDGNIVYVNNRLCKMLGYKKVELLDMHISKIDKRFDEIEKTIIQKKKQYNYFESQLTTKDGITFPCFIAANYFLVNEDEEYVCAFARDITEQKRKENIITTSLKEKEILIKEIHHRVKNNLQVLSSLLSMQKRREKDSNINSQLDKTRSRIYAIALVHEILYQGDNLSEIDMNQYLEKLCLAMKDIYNLGDNIKINIDVSKDVNLGINYSVLTALVIHELLLNSIKHAFKEKKEGEIDIFIHKNGDEINFGLKDTGKGCSKEDLKNSNSLGWQLIESIAELQLEGELKLDTKNGFYCEITYKLRAEEN, from the coding sequence ATGTTCAATGAAATCCTAAATATTATTGCTAAAATTCCAAATGAGAAAAAAGCAAAATTATATTCACTATCTTTTTTATTAATAGGTATATTTGGGATCTATCTTGTAAATAGTGTATCAATGTTTATAATCCAGCATACAAATAAATTTGAGGGCACTAAACTTCCACTACTTTTAGGAATCACTTTTTTTATAGTTGCAAGTATATTTTTATACTTCTTTTTAAGAAGTATTGCAAAAATAGAAAAAGAGGCAAAAGAGAAACTAATACTTTTTCAAAAACAGGAGAGTGAGAATCTAAAGCTTATAAACTTTGTACTTGATAATACTGCAGATGCCATATATTGGTTTAAATTTGATGGGAATATTGTATATGTAAATAATAGACTATGCAAAATGCTTGGGTATAAAAAAGTTGAACTACTTGACATGCATATCTCCAAGATAGATAAAAGATTTGATGAGATAGAAAAAACCATTATTCAAAAGAAAAAACAGTATAACTATTTTGAGTCTCAACTAACCACAAAAGATGGAATAACCTTTCCTTGTTTTATAGCTGCAAACTACTTTTTAGTAAATGAAGATGAAGAGTATGTTTGTGCTTTTGCAAGGGATATTACAGAACAAAAAAGAAAAGAGAATATAATAACTACCTCTTTAAAAGAGAAAGAGATTTTAATAAAAGAGATTCACCATCGGGTAAAAAACAATCTTCAAGTTCTCTCTTCACTACTTTCAATGCAAAAAAGAAGAGAAAAAGATAGCAATATAAACAGTCAACTTGACAAAACAAGAAGTAGAATCTATGCAATTGCTTTAGTACATGAGATTTTATACCAAGGTGATAATTTAAGTGAAATTGATATGAATCAATACCTTGAAAAACTTTGTCTTGCTATGAAAGATATCTATAATCTAGGCGATAATATAAAAATAAATATTGATGTTTCAAAAGATGTAAATTTAGGAATAAATTACTCGGTTTTAACAGCCTTAGTTATCCATGAACTACTACTAAACTCAATCAAACACGCTTTTAAAGAGAAAAAAGAGGGAGAGATAGATATTTTTATTCATAAAAATGGTGATGAGATTAATTTTGGATTGAAAGATACAGGTAAAGGTTGTAGTAAAGAGGATTTAAAAAATAGCAACTCTTTGGGATGGCAACTAATTGAATCTATTGCAGAACTTCAACTAGAAGGTGAACTAAAATTAGATACAAAAAATGGCTTTTACTGTGAAATTACCTACAAACTTAGAGCTGAAGAGAATTAA
- a CDS encoding MotA/TolQ/ExbB proton channel family protein, with amino-acid sequence MNLVEYIDKGGIIVYILIFLNVIGFTIILWKFLTIPRKNAMIKNIKSKLDLTNRSTLEIQIEYEIKKLESGLTYIKNIASVAPLLGLLGTVYGVFKAFEEITQKGLGDPTIFSGGISVALITTIAGLIVAIPHLFAYNYFISTIDTIELKAKKELLEK; translated from the coding sequence ATGAATTTAGTAGAATATATAGATAAAGGCGGAATCATCGTCTATATTTTGATTTTTTTAAATGTAATAGGGTTTACAATTATTCTTTGGAAATTTTTAACAATTCCAAGAAAAAATGCAATGATTAAAAATATAAAATCAAAACTTGATTTAACAAATAGAAGTACTTTAGAGATACAAATAGAGTATGAGATTAAAAAATTAGAATCTGGGCTTACTTATATAAAAAATATCGCTTCTGTTGCACCTTTACTTGGTCTTTTAGGTACAGTTTATGGAGTATTTAAAGCTTTTGAAGAGATTACACAAAAAGGTTTAGGAGACCCAACAATTTTTTCAGGTGGAATCTCTGTTGCTCTTATTACAACTATTGCTGGTTTAATTGTTGCAATTCCCCATCTATTTGCCTATAACTATTTTATTTCAACAATTGATACAATTGAATTAAAAGCAAAAAAAGAGTTACTTGAAAAATGA
- the hsrA gene encoding homeostatic response regulator transcription factor HsrA, with protein sequence MRILIIEDEITLNRTLQEGLTDFGYQVDAAENYKDAEYFIDIRNYDLVLTDWMLPDGDGIELCKIVKNRSSRTAVVILSARDDKDSEIEALKSGADDYIKKPFDFDILLARIEARLRFGGTNVIEIEQLSINPDEEKIEFNGEEIELKGKPFEVLTHLARHRDQIVSKEQLLDAIWEEPELVTPNVIEVAINQIRQKMDKPLNISTIETIRRRGYRFCYPDSNEEA encoded by the coding sequence ATGAGAATATTAATTATCGAAGATGAAATCACGCTGAATAGAACACTGCAAGAGGGATTAACTGACTTTGGTTACCAAGTAGATGCAGCTGAAAACTACAAAGATGCTGAATATTTCATTGATATTAGAAACTATGATTTAGTATTAACAGACTGGATGTTGCCAGATGGTGATGGTATAGAACTTTGTAAGATAGTTAAAAATAGAAGCTCTAGAACTGCGGTTGTTATTCTTTCAGCAAGAGACGATAAAGATTCAGAAATTGAAGCATTAAAATCAGGAGCTGATGATTATATTAAAAAACCTTTTGATTTCGATATTTTATTAGCAAGAATTGAAGCAAGATTAAGATTCGGTGGAACAAATGTAATTGAGATTGAACAACTTTCAATTAATCCAGACGAAGAAAAAATTGAATTTAACGGTGAAGAGATTGAATTAAAAGGTAAACCTTTTGAAGTATTAACTCACCTTGCTAGACATAGAGATCAAATTGTTTCAAAAGAGCAATTATTAGATGCAATTTGGGAAGAACCAGAATTAGTAACTCCAAACGTAATTGAAGTTGCAATTAACCAAATTAGACAAAAAATGGATAAACCATTAAATATTTCTACAATTGAGACTATCAGAAGAAGAGGATACAGATTCTGTTATCCTGATTCAAACGAAGAAGCATAA